A genomic stretch from Seriola aureovittata isolate HTS-2021-v1 ecotype China chromosome 13, ASM2101889v1, whole genome shotgun sequence includes:
- the spata7 gene encoding spermatogenesis-associated protein 7 homolog: MGYVECNIMESRIGSVSSGLGCSAGMRGQTSKSSPFCPRSSSKLTQSIIKDHMVSHYKKVYSAKAAIDASVPKSMIHSVKYNDQIRKDRLKKGGRPQSAHSLSQRNSRASCSSAQSRSSVQYDDSPYLCSRSSMVSSPRFSTSFHAKEIVYQSCKPDHSHHTRPASEIKYRSPESALHRKQSACSMGAFGDQSCYKTFQDPVQKTYSGDLLHKHSQHFTQDKPFTPKTLKSDKSSYLAKYRYYRAPRRKPTQDCTNAKLTQQDTYDRSTKTKEYSQEFDEPSQGFITEHEWSEDEFNGTYFSTSRQQSRVNKSGDHYLFDSSSRVSPEGRKTPTMKNVSAEEEELMYLEFISAVTEDILSRGHISGRVLDRVIKRHIDMNRHQLDEGKMRHLLDVLRKDFEEPTNISTSGTELEKKENDPLDSLLPHLKSGGKQVKTKEDNDLFPYASLLKYCNSPDYTDAFSVSKSVCSPERTASPTKTNERDKESDNQEKCIGSPSLSEHVTNNTGISEDDFQHSQIGTTATNEEVSNENHEYTTVTSDEGFHQDQAEVNYDGQSKDLEDLGKSLSESLHVSSSTHCHNVETANEQHANTAASVSDDEF, from the exons TGGGATGCAGTGCTGGTATGAGAGGACAGACCTCGAAAAGTAGCC CTTTCTGCCCTCGCTCCTCCAGCAAGTTGACACAATCCATCATTAAAGATCACATGGTGTCTCATTACAAAAAGGTTTACTCAGCTAAAG CTGCCATTGATGCCTCAGTACCCAAAAGCATGATACATAGTGTAAAGT ACAATGACCAGATCAGGAAGGATCGCTTGAAGAAAGGGGGTCGTCCTCAGTCGGCTCATTCTCTCTCACAGAGGAATAGCAGAGCCTCATGCTCCTCAGCCCAG AGTAGATCATCTGTGCAGTATGATGACAGCCCATACCTCTGCTCGAGGAGTTCCATGGTCTCCAGCCCAAGGTTCAGCACCTCCTTTCATGCTAAGGAGATAGTTTATCAGTCGTGTAAACCAGACCACTCTCATCACACTCGCCCAGCATCAGAGATAAAGTACCGAAGCCCAGAGTCAGCTTTGCACAGAAAGCAGTCGGCGTGTTCAATGGGAGCTTTTGGAGATCAGAGTTGCTACAAGACTTTCCAGGATCCTGTCCAGAAGACATACAGCGGAGACTTGCTCCATAAACATTCACAGCACTTTACCCAAGACAAACCTTTCACCCCTAAGACCCTGAAATCAGATAAGAGTTCATACCTGGCAAAATATCGCTATTACAGAGCACCACGAAGGAAACCTACTCAGGACTGCACCAACGCAAAATTGACGCAACAGGACACATATGACAGAAG CACAAAAACCAAGGAATACTCACAGGAATTTGATGAGCCATCTCAG ggatTTATTACAGAGCATGAGTGGTCTGAGGATGAGTTCAATGGCACATATTTCTCAACATCTAGACAACAGAGTCGAGTAAACAAGAGCGGAGACCATTATCTCTTTGACTCCTCATCCAG GGTCTCACCAGAAGGCAGGAAAACTCCCACTATGAAGAATGTATCTGCAGA GGAAGAAGAATTAATGTACCTTgaatttatttctgctgtaacaGAGGATATCTTGTCCCGGGGGCACATCTCTGGCAG GGTCCTAGACCGGGTGATAAAGCGCCATATTGACATGAATCGACATCAGCTTGATGAG ggTAAAATGCGCCACCTTCTGGATGTGCTGCGTAAAGATTTTGAAGAGCCAACCAACATATCCACCTCCGGTACAGAGCTtgaaaaaaaggagaatgatCCTCTTGATTCACTCCTACCACATCTGAAATCAGGGGGGAAACAAGTGAAGACCAAAGAAGACAATGATCTGTTCCCCTATGCCTCACTCTTAAAATACTGCAATTCACCAGATTACACTGATGCCTTTTCAGTGTCTAAATCCGTATGTTCTCCTGAAAGGACTGCatcaccaacaaaaacaaatgaaagagacAAGGAGAGTGACAATCAGGAAAAGTGCATTGGCTCTCCTTCGCTCAGTGAGCATGTTACCAATAATACAGGGATCAGTGAAGATGACTTCCAACACAGTCAAATAGGCACAACTGCAACAAATGAAGAAGTCAGCAATGAAAACCATGAATACACCACTGTAACCAGTGATGAAGGATTTCATCAAGACCAAGCTGAGGTCAATTATGATGGGCAATCCAAAGACCTTGAGGATTTGGGAAAAAGTTTGTCAGAGTCACTTCATGTATCAAGCAGTACACATTGTCACAACGTGGAAACTGCCAATGAGCAGCATGCAAATACAGCTGCCTCTGTGAGTGATGATGAGTTCTGA